The following are encoded in a window of Chaetodon auriga isolate fChaAug3 chromosome 24, fChaAug3.hap1, whole genome shotgun sequence genomic DNA:
- the LOC143317334 gene encoding E3 ubiquitin-protein ligase RNF19A-like: MSLQGGEQAEKKYDPRDTTLKFVTRKDDLDPLSSEDDDGHLRAEMSCGHAVTPDSLTQWCRSQLDGGNYKFRCPALVEGTTQCNKLWSYQEVRRLADLSVEEMQHFEETMARLAAAQYCEIQPCPKCRTNVERKDLSNLCVQCTICTADQKKAYQFCWQCQKAWKGPGPRSDRCNNHGCINKDLQLLQICKTISLPAVEGVTSCPSVRACPTCGVKVEHSRHYCKNIDCPRCHVEFCFVCLKLKRDCCKTSSPYRICPSGVAPRQTSIPVWQRQGRK, encoded by the exons ATGAGCCTTCAGGGAGGAGAACAGGCGGAGAAAAAATATGACCCACGAGACACCACTCTGAAGTTTGTCACCAGGAAGGACGACTTGGATCCACTGT CTTCAGAGGATGACGACGGCCATCTCAGAGCAGAGATGTCCTGCGGCCACGCTGTCACCCCTGATTCTCTGACACAGTGGTGTCGCAGCCAGCTGGATGGG GGTAATTACAAATTCAGATGCCCTGCGTTGGTGGAGGGTACCACACAGTGCAATAAACTGTGGTCATACCAAGAGGTGCGCAGACTGGCTGATCTGTCTGTTGAGGAAATGCAGCACTTTGAAGAGACCATGGCCCGCCTGGCTGCTGCACAGTACTGTGAAATTCAGCCA TGCCCTAAGTGCAGAACGAACGTGGAGAGGAAGGACCTGTCCAACCTGTGCGTCCAGTGCACCATATGCACAGCTGACCAGAAGAAGGCCTACCAGTTCTGCTGGCAGTGTCAGAAGGCGTGGAAGGGCCCGGGCCCTCGGTCTGACCGCTGCAACAACCACGGTTGCATCAACAAGGACCTGCAGCTTCTGCAGATATGTAAGACCATCAGTCTGCCCGCGGTGGAGGGGGTCACCAGCTGCCCCTCTGTCCGAGCCTGTCCTACATGCGGCGTGAAGGTGGAACACAGTCGACATTACTGCAAGAATATTGACTGCCCTCGCTGCCACGTGGAGTTCTGTTTTGTCTGCCTGAAACTGAAGCGTGACTGTTGCAAGACCAGTTCGCCTTACAGGATCTGTCCAAGCGGCGTAGCTCCGAGGCAGACCTCTATCCCTGTGTGGCAGAGACAAGGAAGAAAATAG